Proteins encoded in a region of the Drosophila sechellia strain sech25 chromosome 2L, ASM438219v1, whole genome shotgun sequence genome:
- the LOC6617687 gene encoding augmin complex subunit dgt2, with product MDDPSATLLPGQSEDLRQARDAELKKVLKLKLVLDELRRLDVGSNPSEEIKRALKLVSIGSYTRLGEMEGAGQEQVLGLPSGSSFPPLNYTDRKTVRTKLSAQLRATLQPIAEVCDRIREEFPDAFGQEADLSCDQKEILRLEEEHRSGLEKLVALLTRKCTLLKETAELKLGPQLANELKLQQAQAQLVQTKAELLRGFFVHEAACRTEHSVKAHKEVEAHLDELLAAKK from the exons ATGGATGATCCATCCGCCACGCTCTTGCCCGGACAATCGGAAGATTTGCGGCAGGCTCGCGATGCGGAGCTGAAGAAGGTGCTCAAGCTGAAGCTAGTGCTGGACGAGCTGCGTCGCTTGGATGTGGGCTCAAATCCGAGTGAGGAAATCAAAAGAGCTCTCAAATTGGTTTCCATTGGAAGCTATACGCGACTGGGCGAGATGGAGGGAGCTGGTCAGGAGCAGGTGCTTG GCCTACCGAGCGGCAGCAGTTTTCCGCCCTTGAATTACACGGATCGTAAGACGGTTCGCACCAAATTGTCCGCTCAATTGCGCGCAACTCTGCAACCCATTGCCGAAGTGTGCGACAGGATACGTGAGGAGTTTCCGGACGCCTTTGGCCAGGAGGCGGACTTAAGCTGCGACCAAAAGGAGATCCTGCGCCTGGAGGAGGAACATCGCAGCGGTCTGGAGAAATTGGTTGCGCTTCTCACCCGTAAGTGCACGCTTCTCAAGGAAACCGCCGAATTGAAATTGGGGCCGCAGTTGGCAAACGAACTGAAATTGCAACAGGCGCAGGCGCAACTTGTTCAAACAAAAGCAGAATTACTGCGCGGATTTTTCGTCCACGAGGCCGCCTGTCGCACCGAACATAGCGTTAAGGCACACAAGGAGGTGGAGGCACACCTGGACGAGTTGCTCGCCGCCAAGAAGTAG
- the LOC6617684 gene encoding peptidyl-prolyl cis-trans isomerase G isoform X2 encodes MGSSSSGKKHKKDKKNRHRSRSSERTRRVTEDEDVTLDLTDDSSSRHRHHKHKKHKEHRHKHHKQKERERANEVISLEESDSDSIPLLVQIVPTA; translated from the exons atgggTTCCTCGTCGTCGGGAAAGAAGCACAAGAAGGACAAGAAGAATCGTCATCGCTCGCGATCGTCGGAGCGAACGCGGCGCGTCACAGAGGACGAGGATGTCACACTGGACCTCACCGACGACTCCTCGTCGCGGCACAGACACCACAAGCACAAGAAGCACAAGGAGCATCGCCACAAGCACCACAAGCAAAAGGAGCGCGAGCGCGCGAACGAGGTCATCTCCCTGGAGGAATCGGACTCGGATA GTATCCCGCTGCTGGTGCAGATT GTTCCGACTGCGTAG
- the LOC6617688 gene encoding polycomb protein esc: MNETNPSEIAPPSEDPPAEDESTDHSPAEAVLSNNSSSVCNVVEPDDEHEVNSVDREDTASLFSTTTTTTRSKSPNTRKLNRLCRRVKAPKMVQPLYKYSTHVREDHNHQIFGVQFNPFLDRGQPQVFATVGKDRVSIYECERSTGQEYCEGIRLLQVYADPDTDESFYTCAWSYDSVTGDPVLAAAGYRGVIRIFNPVKHQCSKNYIGHGHAINELKFHPTRPQLLLSGSKDHSLRLWNIQSDVCVAVFGGVEGHRDEVLSVDFDLRGDRIMSSGMDHSLKLWRLDKPDIKEAIELSSGFSTNKNTGPFPTIKEHFPDFSTRDIHRNYVDCVQWFGDFVFSKSCENSIVCWKPGKLSEPWHEIKPQESSTTVLHHFDYKMCEIWFVRFAFNAWQKILALGNQLGTTFVWELDCNDPNLTKCSQLVHPKSNSTIRQTSFSKDGSILVCVCDDSTVWRWDRVN, from the exons ATGAACGAAACGAATCCCAGTGAAATAGCTCCTCCCAGTGAAGATCCACCGGCGGAGGACGAATCCACTGACCACTCTCCGGCGGAGGCAGTGCTGAGCAACAATTCCTCGAGCGTCTGCAATGTTGTGGAGCCGGATGATGAGCACGAAGTTAATTCAGTGGATCGGGAGGACACCGCCAGTTTGTTCAGCACTACAACGACCACCACCAGGAGCAAATCGCCCAACACACGAAAATTGAACCGCCTTTGTCGGCGGGTTAAGGCACCCAAAATGGTTCAGCCCTTGTACAAATATAG CACCCATGTCCGCGAAGACCACAACCATCAGATCTTTGGAGTGCAGTTCAATCCGTTCCTGGACAGAGGCCAGCCGCAGGTGTTCGCCACCGTTGGCAAGGATCGGGTTTCCATTTATGAGTGCGAAAGGAGCACCGGTCAGGAGTACTGCGAAGGCATTCGACTGCTGCAGGTCTACGCAGACCCAGAT ACCGATGAAAGTTTCTACACATGCGCTTGGTCCTACGACTCTGTGACCGGCGATCCTGTCCTGGCCGCGGCTGGTTACCGCGGCGTCATTCGCATTTTCAATCCGGTTAAGCACCAGTGCAGCAAAAACTACATTGGTCACGGGCACGCCATTAACGAGCTGAAGTTTCATCCGACTAGACCGCAGTTACTTCTGTCCGGCAGCAAGGATCACTCCTTGCGCCTTTGGAACATTCAGTCGGACGTGTGTGTAGCGGTTTTCGGCGGCGTAGAAGGACACCGCGACGAAGTATTGTCTGTGGACTTTGATTTGCGCGGTGATCGCATCATGTCCAGTGGAATGGATCACTCACTGAAGCTCTGGCGACTGGACAAGCCCGATATAAAAGAGGCCATCGAGCTGAGCTCTGGTTTCAGTACCAACAAGAATACGGGTCCGTTTCCCACGATCAAGGAGCACTTTCCGGACTTCTCGACGAGGGATATACATCGAAATTATGTGGATTGCGTTCAGTGGTTCGGCGACTTTGTCTTTTCGAAATCCTGCGAGAATTCAATTGTTTGCTGGAAGCCGGGCAAACTTTCAGAACCGTGGCATGAGATCAAGCCACAGGAGTCGTCCACCACGGTGCTGCATCACTTTGACTACAAGATGTGCGAGATCTGGTTCGTACGCTTCGCCTTCAACGCCTGGCAAAAGATTCTGGCCTTGGGCAACCAATTGGGCACAACATTTGTCTGGGAATTGGACTGCAATGATCCCAATTTGACAAAGTGTAGCCAGCTAGTTCATCCCAAGAGCAACTCCACCATCCGACAGACTTCCTTCTCCAAAGACGGTTCCATTTTGGTTTGCGTGTGCGACGACAGCACCGTATGGCGATGGGATCGCGTCAATTAA
- the LOC6617683 gene encoding protein-glucosylgalactosylhydroxylysine glucosidase isoform X1, producing the protein MALNIYRIYMDHGSGRPSSCKAQQGSTAHFRCGKGQTLTPSLPSDLNFMPTLGNGHVGYTIFGDAIFMNGVYNGAGGNSKRARIPNWINISTEACDRFGCATDSDVVNGTSYEMDLRDGYFRVLTTYSRLGISVEQRTYPHKYYNRALVYEVVANRLAGRNLRINSPKFLRLTQFAGNSSDAFDFVVVNNGSSASGDYRTIRGRTKVVENEQFQPDPQEIFVLFSESLEQPLELQWPTWQDQLSHRVILTIDRDESVARKELQDVLKLSAVYLLQKHTQSWNSFWDNEFSIEIKGDALELSQIVNAGIFYIVSSLPSLKTNQKNEPFYGLSPTGLGRGNLEADYQGHNFWDTEIWMLPVVSLFGLDYAKEVLGYRARKLEAAKYHANSTGYKGARFPWESAYTGTEVTNPCCPEVAEQEIHISPDISFAIQKFFAQSNDSEWTCDTAWPITADVADFLVSRATCDDSSKTCHLLNVMGPDEDHPNVNDNVYTNAVSKIALNFAEWLAKHCGNASTERLEKWREVSDGLVILRDESLNYHPEYEGYVRGTIIKQADTILLGYPLNFDKGSTHINDLRFYANVTRESGPAMTWSMFAANYLRNFELTLANEFFERGYKSYVRPEFKVWSETPMGYDGSANFLTGIGGFLQALIFGYGSLDFGRTDNDLFLMFLGITLTPPNVEEVFINSIPYGQDAKCTIRFKNRYSEISCYDRIGKGFQMSQGQKRSILGRSFNLTRQNEDPPIAISFLR; encoded by the exons ATGGCGTTGAATATATATCGGATCTATATGGATCATGGGTCGGGTCGACCAAGCAGTTGTAAAGCTCAGCAAGGGAGCACAGCCCACTTCCGATGTGGGAAAGGGCAGACGCTGACTCCCAG TCTTCCCTCGGACCTGAATTTCATGCCCACCCTGGGCAATGGTCACGTGGGATACACGATCTTCGGAGATGCGATCTTTATGAACGGAGTCTACAACGGAGCCGGCGGAAACAGCAAGCGGGCTCGCATTCCCAACTGGATAAATATCAGCACGGAAGCTTGTGATCGCTTCGGTTGTGCCACTGACAGCGATGTGGTAAATGGAACTAGCTACGAGATGGATCTCCGAGATGGCTACTTCCGGGTTCTCACAACATACAGTAGACTAGGGATATCAGTGGAACAAAGAACCTATCCGCACAAGTACTACAATCGTGCTTTAGTCTATGAAGTGGTGGCTAATAGACTTGCCGGCCGAAACTTAAGGATTAATT CTCCAAAGTTCCTAAGGCTAACCCAATTCGCCGGTAACTCCAGTGATGCCTTCGACTTCGTGGTGGTCAACAATGGCAGCTCAGCCAGCGGAGATTACCGCACAATTCGCGGACGAACAAAGGTGGTTGAGAACGAGCAGTTCCAACCAGATCCTCAGGAGATCTTTGTTCTCTTCAGTGAATCTTTGGAGCAACCCCTCGAACTGCAGTGGCCCACGTGGCAGGATCAATTAAGCCATCGAGTTATCCTTACCATAGACAGAGACGAAAGTGTGGCGCGAAAGGAACTGCAGGATGTGCTTAAGTTGAGCGCCGTTTATCTTCTCCAGAAACACACCCAATCGTGGAACAGTTTCTGGGACAATGAATTCTCAATTGAAATCAAGGGTGATGCTCTGGAACTGTCGCAGATTGTAAATGCTGGCATATTCTATATAGTAAGTTCCCTTCCGTCACTGAAAACCAATCAGAAAAACGAACCCTTCTATGGATTAAGCCCTACTGGCTTGGGGCGTGGCAATCTGGAGGCGGATTACCAGGGGCACAACTTCTGGGACACGGAGATCTGGATGCTTCCGGTAGTCTCGCTATTCGGCTTGGATTATGCAAAAGAGGTGCTGGGCTATCGCGCCAGAAAACTGGAGGCAGCCAAATATCATGCAAATTCCACTGGTTACAAGGGAGCTAG ATTTCCCTGGGAGAGTGCCTACACTGGCACGGAGGTCACCAATCCCTGTTGTCCCGAGGTGGCGGAACAGGAGATACATATATCCCCCGATATATCCTTTGCCATCCAAAAGTTCTTCGCCCAATCAAACGATAGCGAATGGACCTGTGATACGGCATGGCCCATAACCGCCGATGTGGCCGATTTCCTGGTGAGCCGAGCCACCTGTGATGATTCATCCAAAACATGCCACTTGCTCAACGTCATGGGACCCGATGAGGATCATCCGAATGTTAACGATAATGTGTACACCAATGCTGTGTCCAAAATTGCACTAAACTTTGCCGAATGGTTGGCCAAACATTGTGGTAATGCCAGCACGGAACGTTTGGAAAAATGGCGCGAGGTCAGCGATGGCTTGGTTATTCTACGCGATGAGAGCCTAAACTATCATCCCGAGTATGAGGGCTATGTCCGCGGCACCATTATCAAGCAGGCAGACACCATTCTACTCGGATACCCATTGAATTTCGATAAAGG CTCCACTCACATTAATGATCTACGGTTTTACGCAAACGTGACCCGCGAATCAGGTCCTGCAATGACATGGTCCATGTTCGCAGCCAACTATCTCCGAAACTTCGAGCTAACACTGGCTAATGAGTTTTTCGAGCGTGGCTACAAGAGCTACGTACGACCCGAGTTTAAGGTGTGGAGTGAAACGCCCATGGGTTACGATGGCTCGGCGAACTTCCTTACCGGCATAGGTGGTTTCCTGCAAGCTCTGATTTTCGGTTACGGTAGCTTGGATTTCGGACGTACTGATAACGACCTATTTTTGATGTTTTTGGGCATAACTCTGACGCCGCCAAATGTTGAAGAAGTCTTTATCAACTCTATTCCATACGGGCAGGATGCTAAATGCACAATTCGATTTAAAAACAGATACTCTGAAATTTCGTGTTACGACAGGATTGGTAAGGGCTTTCAGATGTCCCAAGGCCAGAAGAGAAGTATTCTAGGCAGATCGTTTAACT TGACCCGCCAGAATGAAGATCCTCCCATCGCGATCAGCTTTTTAAGATAA
- the LOC6617683 gene encoding protein-glucosylgalactosylhydroxylysine glucosidase isoform X2, translating to MRKSIALIGFIALFQSCLAETPENYLLKTHSLPSDLNFMPTLGNGHVGYTIFGDAIFMNGVYNGAGGNSKRARIPNWINISTEACDRFGCATDSDVVNGTSYEMDLRDGYFRVLTTYSRLGISVEQRTYPHKYYNRALVYEVVANRLAGRNLRINSPKFLRLTQFAGNSSDAFDFVVVNNGSSASGDYRTIRGRTKVVENEQFQPDPQEIFVLFSESLEQPLELQWPTWQDQLSHRVILTIDRDESVARKELQDVLKLSAVYLLQKHTQSWNSFWDNEFSIEIKGDALELSQIVNAGIFYIVSSLPSLKTNQKNEPFYGLSPTGLGRGNLEADYQGHNFWDTEIWMLPVVSLFGLDYAKEVLGYRARKLEAAKYHANSTGYKGARFPWESAYTGTEVTNPCCPEVAEQEIHISPDISFAIQKFFAQSNDSEWTCDTAWPITADVADFLVSRATCDDSSKTCHLLNVMGPDEDHPNVNDNVYTNAVSKIALNFAEWLAKHCGNASTERLEKWREVSDGLVILRDESLNYHPEYEGYVRGTIIKQADTILLGYPLNFDKGSTHINDLRFYANVTRESGPAMTWSMFAANYLRNFELTLANEFFERGYKSYVRPEFKVWSETPMGYDGSANFLTGIGGFLQALIFGYGSLDFGRTDNDLFLMFLGITLTPPNVEEVFINSIPYGQDAKCTIRFKNRYSEISCYDRIGKGFQMSQGQKRSILGRSFNLTRQNEDPPIAISFLR from the exons ATGCGGAAAAGTATCGCATTAATTGGTTTTATAGCGCTTTTCCAGAGTTGCTTGGCTGAAACGCCGGAAAATTATCTCCTCAAAACACACAG TCTTCCCTCGGACCTGAATTTCATGCCCACCCTGGGCAATGGTCACGTGGGATACACGATCTTCGGAGATGCGATCTTTATGAACGGAGTCTACAACGGAGCCGGCGGAAACAGCAAGCGGGCTCGCATTCCCAACTGGATAAATATCAGCACGGAAGCTTGTGATCGCTTCGGTTGTGCCACTGACAGCGATGTGGTAAATGGAACTAGCTACGAGATGGATCTCCGAGATGGCTACTTCCGGGTTCTCACAACATACAGTAGACTAGGGATATCAGTGGAACAAAGAACCTATCCGCACAAGTACTACAATCGTGCTTTAGTCTATGAAGTGGTGGCTAATAGACTTGCCGGCCGAAACTTAAGGATTAATT CTCCAAAGTTCCTAAGGCTAACCCAATTCGCCGGTAACTCCAGTGATGCCTTCGACTTCGTGGTGGTCAACAATGGCAGCTCAGCCAGCGGAGATTACCGCACAATTCGCGGACGAACAAAGGTGGTTGAGAACGAGCAGTTCCAACCAGATCCTCAGGAGATCTTTGTTCTCTTCAGTGAATCTTTGGAGCAACCCCTCGAACTGCAGTGGCCCACGTGGCAGGATCAATTAAGCCATCGAGTTATCCTTACCATAGACAGAGACGAAAGTGTGGCGCGAAAGGAACTGCAGGATGTGCTTAAGTTGAGCGCCGTTTATCTTCTCCAGAAACACACCCAATCGTGGAACAGTTTCTGGGACAATGAATTCTCAATTGAAATCAAGGGTGATGCTCTGGAACTGTCGCAGATTGTAAATGCTGGCATATTCTATATAGTAAGTTCCCTTCCGTCACTGAAAACCAATCAGAAAAACGAACCCTTCTATGGATTAAGCCCTACTGGCTTGGGGCGTGGCAATCTGGAGGCGGATTACCAGGGGCACAACTTCTGGGACACGGAGATCTGGATGCTTCCGGTAGTCTCGCTATTCGGCTTGGATTATGCAAAAGAGGTGCTGGGCTATCGCGCCAGAAAACTGGAGGCAGCCAAATATCATGCAAATTCCACTGGTTACAAGGGAGCTAG ATTTCCCTGGGAGAGTGCCTACACTGGCACGGAGGTCACCAATCCCTGTTGTCCCGAGGTGGCGGAACAGGAGATACATATATCCCCCGATATATCCTTTGCCATCCAAAAGTTCTTCGCCCAATCAAACGATAGCGAATGGACCTGTGATACGGCATGGCCCATAACCGCCGATGTGGCCGATTTCCTGGTGAGCCGAGCCACCTGTGATGATTCATCCAAAACATGCCACTTGCTCAACGTCATGGGACCCGATGAGGATCATCCGAATGTTAACGATAATGTGTACACCAATGCTGTGTCCAAAATTGCACTAAACTTTGCCGAATGGTTGGCCAAACATTGTGGTAATGCCAGCACGGAACGTTTGGAAAAATGGCGCGAGGTCAGCGATGGCTTGGTTATTCTACGCGATGAGAGCCTAAACTATCATCCCGAGTATGAGGGCTATGTCCGCGGCACCATTATCAAGCAGGCAGACACCATTCTACTCGGATACCCATTGAATTTCGATAAAGG CTCCACTCACATTAATGATCTACGGTTTTACGCAAACGTGACCCGCGAATCAGGTCCTGCAATGACATGGTCCATGTTCGCAGCCAACTATCTCCGAAACTTCGAGCTAACACTGGCTAATGAGTTTTTCGAGCGTGGCTACAAGAGCTACGTACGACCCGAGTTTAAGGTGTGGAGTGAAACGCCCATGGGTTACGATGGCTCGGCGAACTTCCTTACCGGCATAGGTGGTTTCCTGCAAGCTCTGATTTTCGGTTACGGTAGCTTGGATTTCGGACGTACTGATAACGACCTATTTTTGATGTTTTTGGGCATAACTCTGACGCCGCCAAATGTTGAAGAAGTCTTTATCAACTCTATTCCATACGGGCAGGATGCTAAATGCACAATTCGATTTAAAAACAGATACTCTGAAATTTCGTGTTACGACAGGATTGGTAAGGGCTTTCAGATGTCCCAAGGCCAGAAGAGAAGTATTCTAGGCAGATCGTTTAACT TGACCCGCCAGAATGAAGATCCTCCCATCGCGATCAGCTTTTTAAGATAA
- the LOC6617686 gene encoding mitochondrial cardiolipin hydrolase translates to MLITQIIMKQIRDYPIATTLSIAVGTVLASEVIWKLVQCSRSKREKASRVHEAIVFNELGEICAAAHMRNNGIGSQKPQVSPCCNAHCSLRNVAKIAEQIDRAVYSIDLAIFTFSSLSLADALKRALQRGVIIRIISDGEMVYCTGSQITMLAQLGVPVRVPITTNLMHNKFCIIDGVERVEEIRLLRKLKWMRPCYSIVISGSLNWTAQGLGGNWENSIITADEKLTATFQAEFQRMWRAFGKTEASQIQPK, encoded by the coding sequence ATGTTGATTACCCAAATAATTATGAAACAAATTCGAGACTATCCCATTGCGACCACACTAAGCATTGCCGTCGGCACTGTCCTGGCATCCGAGGTGATTTGGAAGCTGGTACAGTGCTCGCGCAGCAAGCGAGAGAAGGCAAGCCGCGTGCACGAAGCAATCGTGTTCAATGAACTGGGCGAGATCTGTGCGGCGGCGCATATGCGCAACAACGGCATAGGATCCCAGAAACCACAGGTGTCGCCCTGCTGCAACGCGCATTGTTCGCTGCGGAATGTCGCCAAGATCGCAGAGCAGATCGATCGGGCTGTGTACTCCATTGATCTGGCCATATTCACCTTCTCCTCGCTTTCTTTGGCGGATGCACTAAAGAGGGCCCTGCAGCGCGGCGTGATTATCCGGATTATCAGCGACGGTGAGATGGTCTACTGCACTGGCTCTCAGATCACTATGTTGGCACAATTGGGAGTTCCGGTTCGCGTGCCCATTACCACGAACTTGATGCACAACAAATTCTGTATAATCGACGGCGTGGAGCGCGTCGAGGAGATTCGTCTGCTGAGGAAGCTCAAGTGGATGCGTCCGTGCTATAGCATCGTGATCAGCGGCTCCCTCAACTGGACGGCTCAAGGACTCGGAGGCAATTGGGAGAACAGCATTATTACAGCGGACGAGAAACTGACAGCCACGTTTCAGGCGGAATTCCAACGCATGTGGCGGGCTTTCGGGAAGACCGAGGCGAGTCAAATCCAGCCCAAATAG
- the LOC6617685 gene encoding uncharacterized protein LOC6617685, whose product MEIKKSKKSKNYKKSKAPKESSVSLKLNALQRKQKEVARVLNLKQEILLKSAVSYLEYYEIRAEIERLNSLKEAFMRRADKLKQQDK is encoded by the exons ATGGAAATTAAA AAGTCCAAGAAATCGAAGAACTACAAGAAGTCCAAGGCGCCCAAAGAGTCGTCCGTTTCGCTCAAACTGAACGCATTGCAACGCAAGCAAAAGGAAGTCGCCCGCGTGCTcaatttaaaacaagaaatattACTAAAATCGGCTGTATCCTATCTGGAATATTATGAGATTCGGGCAGAAATTGAACGACTCAATAGCCTGAAGGAGGCATTTATGCGCCGCGCTGATAAGCTGAAGCAACAGGACAAATAG
- the LOC6617684 gene encoding U4/U6.U5 tri-snRNP-associated protein 1 isoform X1 codes for MGSSSSGKKHKKDKKNRHRSRSSERTRRVTEDEDVTLDLTDDSSSRHRHHKHKKHKEHRHKHHKQKERERANEVISLEESDSDSSDCVEVPVQAQVQVQAKLRDARESSNRDKERDSGRERELLRERERERDRERERDREKEREREREKERLREREEREREREKERIREREKERLRERERERERERVRELTAPPPPQISKHAEYESRREREIERERDARKRSGRERERERNRERSRSQSPPSSSRKPATKEREPSSRSFSPIPENGAGDVLSITETNKLRAKLGLKPLEVDSGPSKVRPPAGSSSQGESKKPHAEADLSSYKDEWGEFLHKPADNLKEKKEAEKLREKLKQRKEKRFLEERLARIKTLGESDEETDNVFKWVDKNKRVVNEREEAKRKAKELEELDEAFGVSEMLEQEKTKARQRAYGDSNLKGLRVDHDMDDFGEGRTVILTLKDQDVLNEEEGDTLVNVNMVDEERYKKNVANKKLNPLSYGYNVYEEQYDELGNPIERSVLEKYDDEMEGQPKKRKNFVIGENMDEEREHRRKLLEIKTKLAGKRLETLEDTNLQLASDTYSAEELAKFKKPKKKVKKLRQKLKAEDLEPLAMGEASGSSNFGSRGGRYRDHEDAEMKELKPQIKVEVEDDDLERVLAKARKLKQKENIIKKPLPVDFENIQREMKPEPVEDTASGVVLTGVDGNIVLNATAEFCRTLGDIPTYGMAGNRNEDSNDIMDFDKTEQPEEHIETQTDEPALSHGTWNSVNPDEVMQPADLDNLGEDLEDRAILDEEPDVGAGVANALRLALSKGYLEKEEKNRPSNTKMAHLQAKNYSIEDKAAGEDEKVGRRDRFHFGPITDFKDKETFKPNVKLDYIDDNGRILNLKEAFRYLSHKFHGKGPGKNKIEKRLKKMEQDGLMKTMSSTDTPLGTLTMLQQKQKETKTAYVVLSGNNKNVPGVSGSAIAKFK; via the exons atgggTTCCTCGTCGTCGGGAAAGAAGCACAAGAAGGACAAGAAGAATCGTCATCGCTCGCGATCGTCGGAGCGAACGCGGCGCGTCACAGAGGACGAGGATGTCACACTGGACCTCACCGACGACTCCTCGTCGCGGCACAGACACCACAAGCACAAGAAGCACAAGGAGCATCGCCACAAGCACCACAAGCAAAAGGAGCGCGAGCGCGCGAACGAGGTCATCTCCCTGGAGGAATCGGACTCGGATA GTTCCGACTGCGTAGAGGTGCCGGTTCAGGCGCAGGTGCAGGTGCAGGCCAAGCTGAGGGACGCCAGAGAATCGTCCAATCGTGACAAGGAGCGGGATTCTGGACGCGAGCGTGAACTCCTAAGGGAAAGGGAGCGAGAACGAGATCGGGAGCGGGAGAGGGATCGGGAAAAGGAGCGCGAACGGGAGCGGGAGAAGGAGCGTCTCAGGGAGCGGGAGGAGCGCGAGAGAGAGCGTGAGAAGGAACGTATCAGAGAACGCGAAAAAGAACGTCTTAGGGAGCGCGAGAGGGAGCGGGAACGCGAACGTGTACGGGAGCTCACAgctccaccaccaccccaaATCTCCAAGCATGCCGAGTATGAGTCTAGGCGAGAGCGTGAGATCGAACGGGAACGGGACGCGCGCAAACGATCCGGACGTGAACGTGAAAGGGAACGCAATCGGGAACGGTCCCGATCCCAGTCGCCACCATCTTCGTCGCGTAAGCCAGCCACTAAGGAACGCGAGCCCTCGTCTCGTTCCTTCTCGCCCATACCCGAAAACGGAGCCGGCGATGTCCTGTCCATTACGGAGACGAACAAGCTTCGCGCCAAGCTGGGTCTGAAGCCACTCGAAGTTGATAGTGGTCCCAGCAAGGTACGCCCTCCGGCTGGAAGCAGTAGTCAAGGCGAGAGCAAAAAACCCCATGCCGAGGCCGATCTCTCCTCGTACAAGGATGAGTGGGGCGAGTTTTTGCACAAGCCGGCCGACAATCTGAAGGAGAAAAAGGAGGCAGAGAAGCTGCGCGAGAAACTCAAACAGCGCAAGGAGAAACGTTTCTTAGAGGAGCGCCTGGCTCGCATCAAAACACTGGGTGAGTCTGATGAGGAAACTGACAATGTGTTCAAGTGGGTGGACAAGAACAAGCGAGTCGTCAACGAACGCGAGGAGGCAAAGCGTAAG GCCAAAGAGTTGGAGGAACTGGATGAGGCCTTCGGTGTTTCAGAGATGCTTGAGCAAGAGAAAACCAAAGCCCGTCAGCGAGCATATGGCGATAGCAATCTAAAGGGCCTGCGTGTGGATCATGATATGGATGATTTCGGCGAAGGGCGCACTGTTATTCTAACTCTTAAGGATCAAGATGTGCTTAACGAGGAGGAAGGCGACACTCTAGTCAATGTTAACATGGTCGACGAAGAGCGCTATAAGAAGAATGTGGCTAACAAGAAGCTGAATCCGCTCAGTTATGGCTATAACGTGTACGAGGAGCAGTACGATGAATTGGGAAATCCCATCGAACGTTCGGTGCTGGAGAAGTACGATGATGAAATGGAAGGTCAGCCGAAAAAGCGCAAGAACTTTGTGATTGGTGAGAATATGGATGAGGAGCGGGAGCACAGACGCAAGCTCCTGGAGATTAAGACCAAATTAGCAGGCAAGCGTTTGGAAACCTTGGAGGACACCAATCTGCAGCTAGCATCGGACACTTACAGTGCAGAAGAGTTGGCCAA ATTTAAAAAGCCAAAGAAAAAGGTTAAGAAACTTCGGCAGAAACTTAAAGCCGAGGATCTTGAGCCTTTGGCGATGGGCGAAGCATCAGGTTCTTCAAACTTTGGTAGTCGGGGCGGACGTTATCGCGATCACGAGGATGCGGAAATGAAAGAGCTCAAACCACAAATTAAAGTAGAAGTAGAGGATGATGATTTGGAACGTGTACTTGCCAAGGCTCgcaaactaaaacaaaaagagaATATCATCAAGAAGCCTTTGCCCGTCGACTTCGAAAATATTCAGCGGGAGATGAAACCTGAACCTGTGGAGGACACTGCCTCAGGTGTGGTCCTTACCGGCGTCGATGGCAACATTGTCTTGAACGCTACAGCTGAGTTTTGTCGGACTCTGGGCGACATTCCTACGTACGGTATGGCGGGCAACCGTAATGAGGACTCCAACGATATCATGGACTTCGACAAGACCGAACAGCCGGAGGAGCATATTGAAACACAGACCGATGAGCCTGCCCTGAGTCACGGCACCTGGAATTCGGTCAATCCCGATGAAGTCATGCAGCCCGCCGATTTGGATAATCTGGGTGAAGACCTGGAAGATCGTGCCATTCTAGACGAGGAGCCCGATGTGGGAGCTGGTGTAGCTAATGCTCTGCGATTGGCGCTGTCCAAGGGTTACCTTGAAAAGGAGGAAAAGAACAGACCTAGCAACACAAAAATGGCCCATCTGCAGGCCAAGAATTATTCCATTGAGGATAAAGCGGCTGG TGAGGACGAGAAGGTTGGCCGTCGCGATCGCTTCCACTTTGGACCGATTACCGACTTTAAGGACAAGGAGACCTTCAAGCCCAATGTCAAGTTGGATTATATCGATGACAATGGCCGCATATTGAACCTCAAAGAGGCTTTCCGCTACTTGTCACATAAGTTCCATGGCAAGGGGCCCGGCAAAAACAAGATTGAGAAGCGTCTCAAGAAAATGGAGCAGGATGGG CTAATGAAAACCATGAGTTCGACAGACACACCCTTGGGAACACTGACCATGTTGCAGCAGAAGCAAAAGGAGACGAAGACCGCTTACGTGGTGCTcagtggcaacaacaaaaatgtgCCAGGTGTCAGCGGCTCCGCAATAGCCAAATTTAAGTAG